The DNA window agtttaaatgtatttggctaaggtgtatgtaaacttccgacttcaactgtatatacttgCATGTGCACATacgtagtcacacacacacacacacacacacacacacacacacacacacacacacacacacacacacacacctggaagcTCTTCCTGAAGAGCTTCCTCCTCTTGAGTTTCTTCTGATTCAGCTTCTGCTTCCTGTTCAGACTCTTCTTCTTCTGCCGCTTCTTCTTCTACCTCTTCTTTGGAGCAAAGCAACAATGGATATAAGAACACACCATTATTTTCCAAAACACCGATTGAATCTATTATTTTCCAAAAGGTGACATAAGCAATGCAAAATGGACAGGAGACAGTGAGTGCCCTATTCACTACCCCAAGATGAGTTGTGAGAAGGGCCTGTGCATGATCTCTCTACATACATGTAGCTATTCTCAGCAGATAATGTGTCAGTGTCATACACTTCAGCAATGCAGCACGTGGCGTTCAACAGTGCTCGTTCTGAAAGCAGTGTGAAGAAAAATGACTCGTCAGCACTTGAAAGGATTTTTGGTTCAATACTTTTtagacccagattaagcctacCTGGAATAAAAGTCTATTGTTCTGTTCTGGATTCTTTTTCCTTACCCTCTTCTGCTGGTGCTGCCTCCTCTTCCAATGTCTCCTCTGCTGCTGGCTCCTTCTCCACAGCTTCCTCCTCAACTGGTGCAGCCTCTTCTTCTGCGGGCGTGGCATCTTCCTCAACAGCCTGTACCATGGCAGCAACTTCCCCATCAACTGGGACATCTTCCTCCTCAACGGGtgcatcctcttcctcctcaggtgTGGCCTCTTCATCAACCACCTCCTCAACAGGTGCATCCTCTTCATCCTCAGGTGCGGCTTCCTCCTTGACTGGGGCGGCTTCCTctacaacctcttcctcaacgggGGCAGCCTCCCCCTCGAAGGTCTCTTCTACAGTAGCAACTACCTCCTCCATAGGGGCAGCCTCTTCTTCAACTGGTACGGCCTCCTcaacatcttcctcctcctcctccacatcctctGGCTCATCCTCCAGTACTTCGGGCTCTTCCTCGATTTGAGGCTCATCCTCCTCGAAGGGATCAGAATGCTCCTCGAAGGGATCAGAATGCTCCTCGAAGGGATCAGAATGCTCCTCGAAGGGATCAGAATGCTCCTCGAAGGGATCAGAATGCTCCTCGAAGGGAGAAGAATGCTCCTCGAAGGGAGAAGAATGCTCCTCGAAGAGAGAAGAATCATCCTCCAGAACTTCGGGCTCTTCCTCAAAGATTTCAGGCTCATCCACCTCAGGCTCTTCCTCCTCAACAACCTCAGGCTCTGTAGGGAAAAGACAGCGTTAAGCAATTTAGCTGATAACGTGGATTTCCTGACAAAGCCAACTAAAGCAAGTTTGAACATGACACTAAGTTATACGAGTCTATGATATTGGTTGACATTTTTCATTTTAAACTTGACAATTTCAAGCCACAATCCATTCAAACATCTTAGAAAATGTTgtcaagctcacacacacacctggtgggAAAGCAGTAGCTTCCTCTGCTTTGACGGCCTCGATCACTTCTTCAACAATGTGTTCTGGTGTGGCTGAAGCAAGGGGCAGAGGGGAACCGTTAGGACCATCCACCTGTTCCTTAACTTGAACTAAGGCATTACCTGGCATTCTTCATAGTATTCCTCTAGCACagaacatttcaaatgtcttccTTGAGACACATTTAAGAAACTGCTAAGTTTGTGTGTCAATAAAGAATAAGAAAGAAAAAAGTGTATGCTCCTTtattaaaagctaaaataaatcatggacctgtagacctacagtacagacacgGCTGACTAAAACCATGGTAGGTATAGCTCTGGTACATTAGTTTGTattgtcacaacaggtgtaggtgTCTAATCGACAGTAGGTGGAAGCATGTCGTGTACACAACAGTGGTATTTGGCAAAAACAGATTATCAGAGCCAATGGGTAAATGGTAGATGAGGCTTATGTCCCCTCAACCAATGACAACCCCTCTGGGGAAATAGACTGGACAGGTGGCAGACATATGGAATAAATAGAGTCTACATGTTTGTACAGTGATTTTACTGGTTAACTCTCAACATAGACAGCTATAGCAGCACCATGTGGGTGTCTGGTGGTGGACACAGTTCTACTGAGGCTGAAGGTTTCATAAAAACCATCCCTTAAGAGCGAGTCAGCCTTAAGAGCGAGTCAGCCTTAAGAGCGAGTCAGCCTTAAGAGTGAGTCAGCCTTAAGAGCGAGTCAGCCTTAAGAGCGCTTGTGAGATTGTAGTTCTACTTTTGTCTAGTCCAGCCCGCAGTTCAAATTCAATAAAAATAGTGAGGAATAACTTGCATGTTTAGGCAATTAGGATACTGCATAAACGTCTGACAAGGGAAAGTAATATAATTGTAATATGAGGAAATTAGGTAGTAGGCTATGTTTGAGTATGGTCACATTCTTAACATACAGAAGGTATGTACAGTGTggtagagtgtctgctaaatgattcaaatgtaaatgtgtttgtgGTATCTGTATGGTGTTCAAGGGATTTGCCCACCACCGATGCTACCGGTGTATTCTACGTTGGGTGGGTCTCATTGAGAGAGAGCCTACAGGCACACATAAGCTACCTCTTATGAGCTTTACCATCTACTACAGTTaaatgctgctgtgtgtgtgtgcacgtgtgtgcagATCCGCAGGAGTTGTACCTTCTTCCACAGGTGCTGCAGGAGCCTCCTCTGGTGCTCCCTCTCTGCCAATGACGACAGTAGCCTTCTCTTTCAGCCCTGGGGGTTTTACATGTGATGCAGGGGGATGAGGATGACATGGCAACAACTCATGTTCAGGAGAAGTGCCTTTACGAAGGCCACAACTCTGTATGATGTATACTGTATTTGGCTAGGTGGCTTAGTAATATTCATGTATATGGCTAGTAATAATATAGTAACATTAGGATTGAGATCTAGGTCTTATGTATCAACTTTTAGAAAAAGAACATCATTCAaaagaacaaaaataaaaagataACATTTAAAGACTGATTTGGGTTGACTTTTGCGCTTCAACACTGAATTTGTATTGTGTTCCAATATGCTGTGAAAAAGTGAGGTCTATAGTGCTAAGAGAGAGATCGGGATAGGAGAACAAAAGAAGAGTGTTCCAGTAGAAATAGGAGAAAGTTCCCTTTTTGGCACAATGCATGACCTTGTGTATACATGTGATGCCCATTTGTGTAACACCAAAGCATCTTATTGAACCGTGAGACAAGTGCACTTGAAGACAGGAAACCTTCAAGTATCCAGCAACTTTattaacacagaacacacacagctgATCCTTTCAAATCTATCGTTTGTCCCTTGATGAAATCACGAGTTCCAGCTCCACTAAATGCAAAATAAATGATTGCGTCCTTGTCCAATTCTACTAATGTATTCTCTAGTGACTCTAAATAAAGTCATCTTTCTGATGTAAGATTATAGCACCTTGTGGTCCTCGTGGCACCGTTCATTCAACAGTTCATACTTCTATAGAGGACAGCATTGTGATTCTCACAAGCAGGGAGTGGCTAAAACAATATGCACTATACATTGCGGGAATGGGCACCCTGCAAACTAGGGGGTTTCCTACTCCCATTCGCAGAGGTTTGTAACTGGAGTGAGACCTCTCACAGGAGGGGTTTCTCATGAATCTTTTAACATCCTGTGTCACTGTCACCGGGGGGGGTTGAATGATCACCGACATCAGTGCAGGTGTGAAGAGTCTCGCATCATTTCCTCACCCCCTTATCAGACACCTTGAGCTTTTTAGCAGAAGCTTTGGGGGCCTCTTTACTTTTGGCCTCTGCCTTCTGACCCACTGCCTCTGCCTCTTTCCCTGAATTCTTCTCTGGCTTCTTCTCCTTCTTAGCTTTCTTGcccttctcttcctcctgctcTTTGTCTCTCCTAATCTTCTCCAAGGCCTTCTCAAACTCCTCCTTCTctatcttctcctcctcctccttcattcTAGCTGCCACCGCCACCTTGGCCTTCTTTGCTGACTCATCCCTCGTCAGCCCCAggaccttctcttcctcctccctggccAGGATGTTCCTCACCTCGGCCAGCGCCATCTTGGCAATCTTTTTGGCCTCCACTCGCTCATGGATGATGGCTAGCTGCTGTTTCAGGGCCTCCCTCAGCTTCCAGCCCACATCTTTGGTCAGAGGGTGTTCTGGGATACGAGAATACCGTTTAGCtgttttgacacatttttttcgCCGCCAGGCTGCTAGGATCACACTGCAAGCATTTTTCGGACCGCACTCCAAGCATTTAGTAGGTTGCAAAGCACCCTGGGTATTTGGATTTGCTGACTGGGAGTGTTAGGATAACAGCAAGTGGCATCTTTCTGCACTTTAGAAAGGTGTCGCTAGAATTGAGCCTGTCAAAATGTAAGGTATATAGGGGTGTGGTCTGACACCTCTTAGTACACGAATGGGATTCAGTTAGTCCAACAGTTATATGAATATAACACCTAGCACACCACTGACAAGATGAATTTCCATTATTTCATACCAAATACCCTATTACTACAAAAGCGGTAGTCAAATAGAGCATGCGGCTAAAAACCAATTCAAGCGTTTATGCCAAGAAGCATAACCATAATTTTCATCAATTCAAACTTCATTCTACTAGTAAATAAACATTCTAAAGACCACAATGTGGTTATTAGAACTAAAGCAAGACCTTTTTAGCTCAAAGTCTACTGTATACTGGAACACACAAGGTTCCTCATGCAATACCTTTCTGGGCTTCTCTCTTGGCAGCATGTCTTGGCTTTTCATCTGAGGTTTAGGAAAACAACAAGTTAAATACGGTTATCGTCTCAGACGGGTGTCTGCTTGGTACTCAACCACCAATAGGAACAGCCGAATCGAAAAGCCTACCAATAGTAGGGGAGAGCAACTGTTACAACAGAACAAAACCAAGCTCAACCAATAACAGATAGAGGGAAGTATTGTACCCTGCTCAGCTTTCACTGACACCATTGGCAAGCTTATACACAGGCAAATATTTATTATCCAGCGGGGCTAAGCTTTTCTTTCACAATCTAATAATAAAGCCTTTGACATCCAGCTTTTGGAGTATTAAGAGTCATTTGTACCATAGCAGCTGGGGTGTAGTCACAATTTAGGGGCAAATTCAGTattaattaaaaaacaaaatgAGCCAGACCTCAATCATAGAGTCTGAGTTATAGGCAAAACACGGAAAAGCTGACAAAATTCTACAACTAGGCAACCTACAAAGCAATCTGGACATTGGTCCACGACAAAGTACCTTCTGTCGTCTTATTTTTCTTGAACTTTGTTTTTGGAGATTCTGTTTCAACTAAGTCGATAGGGAAAAGAAAAAACAATGACTACTGTAAGAAATCATCACTAACTTAGTCATGTTAAGTTTTCAACATTTTAGCAGGATATACAGGTTCTCTAACTAGCAGACCAGCTTTCCATGAATGTGATGCCATGCATTCACACATCTAAAAAGTAGACATTTGGCTGAGTCGGCTACTCAGAGCTTCTTGACGTTTTACTCTCAGCAGAGATAATTGGTGGGCGGGGTACCTCTGTGTCTCGCTCTTTTCCGATCGCGTCGAGGTTCTGATATTTTTCAAAAGGAACATGGCATTAGTAGCTAACAATCAGGTGACCATTAAAAAAATGATCTGAATATTTGACAACTCAAAACATGCCCATGCTACAGCTCATAGACAACACATGCTAACACACTCATAGTGCTTACCCATATGTCCTATTCTGATGGTTTCATTACATTACTTGTAGGAGTATGTACAACTCAGAAATGACCACCACGTGAGTGTAACATGACTGTATAAGGGATTTTACACCTAACCAATACATTTGGATTCATAATCATTCAATTTGAGGATCATTGACCCTTCTGTCAATGGTGCCAAAGACCAGATAAAACAATAGATGGTAGTCCACCATTAACCTCACCAGTTTAACCTGTTATGTAGCTATACTGTCGTTGTTCAGTCATTGGACTTGAGCACCAAGTCAAGTCTAAATTATTGAAGCCAGTATGAAGTCTGAATGGGCTCCACCCAAAAGCTTGTTCAGCAGGTTTCTTGCATCTTTAACAGTGCTATTCCTTGTACCTTTCGTGCCAGACATTTGTGTTTGCTAATACttactagaagcctgtgtttgtTTACAAAAAAACGTTCAATGTTGTCATAGATTACACATTTCTTTTACCATGCAATTACAAATGACTGGAACTTCACTCTCCAGCGGTTGAGTTCCACCTATAGGCTACAATGTTTAGCATTTAAAGACCTAGCTAGCTGGGTGAGTCTCTTTAGGGTGTGAGTGTGAGTCAGCACCGATCTGTTTCAGAGATCTGGGGTTGAGGTTATGACGTTGGGGTTGACATGAAGATAATGCCATATCTTCTGTGTCTCAAATCAGGTAAAATGTTCATGGGGTGTGGAATTTGGTAAAAGTCCTTGAACTCATTTTAGCCATTGAGTAAGGCTCCAAATGCATGGAATCCTCAACAGGGAGCACGCTTTCCCAAAACGACCTCATATTTCATAACCCTGTTTTAGGACTTCTAAACAATTGGTTTAAGGAACAGCCAAAAGCTAGTTTCTCAAGGGGTTTGCTTTAAGAAAAGAAATGACTAACACCTGTGTAATAAGTCCTTCATCAAGCCGGTCTCTGAATATCTAATAGTAGACGATCAACTGTGCAAAGTCTCTTGGCCAATACATACAAATGCACTACTTATCCAGACACAAATGCACACTATTTGTATTGTGTTTAACAAATTGATGAGGAAGACAAAAATGGAAAGACGGGGACAAATAGCTGACCTGAAGACGTTTAAAAAGCAACAAACATGAATAGTGATCCTAACACGGACAAGAGACAAAGAAATACCATAACGAGGGAATGCGTCACTGATAATGGCTTAAAAAATACCCTTCAACAAGCTTCAATAAACTAAGACGAAATGATGAACAACTCAAGTAAAAAAATACACATATAATTCCTGCTAAGTGGATAAATATGTGCTGTGGTTAGGACCCTAGGGCATGCAGTACTGTGGTTAGGACCCTAGGGCATGCAGTACTGTGGTTAGGACCCTAGGGCATGCAGTACTGTGGTTAGACCCTAGGGCATGCAGTACTGTGGTTAGGACCCTAGGGCATGCAGTACTGTGGTTAGGACCCTAGGGCATGCAGTACTGTGGTTAGGACCCTAGGGCATGCAGTACTGTGGTTTGGACCCTAGGGCATGCAGTACTGTGGTTTGGACCCTAGGGCATGCAGTACTGTGGTTAGGACCCTAGGGCATGCAGTACTGTGGTTAGGACCCTAGGGCATGCAGTACTGTGGTTTGGACCCTAAGGCATGCAGTACTGTGGTTTGGACCCTAGGGCATGCAGTACTGTGGTTAGGACCCTAGGGCATGCAGTACTGTGGTTAGGACCCTAGGGCATGCAGTACTGTGGTTTGGACCCTAGGGCATGCAGTACTGTGGTTTGGACCCTAGGGCATGCAGTACTGTGGTTAGGACCCTAGGGCATGCAGTACTGTGGTTTGGACCCTAGGGCATGCAGTACTGTGGTTAGGACCCTAGGGCATGCAGTACTGTGGTTAGGACCCTAGGGCATGCAGTACTGTGGTTTGGACCCTAGGGCATGCAGTACTGTGGTTTGGACCCTAGGGCATGCAGTACTGTGGTTTGGACCCTAGGGCATGCAGTACTGTGGTTTGGACCCTAGGGCATGCAGTACTGTGGTTTGGACCCTAGGGCATGCAGTACTGTGGTTAGAAAAAGGAGACAACCATCTGTTGTCAAAGTGCAACTGTTCATTGCATAAGTTCGTAGTTTGCAAGCAGTCTTCTCAGTGGAAATGCACATATCCTAGAAAAGCATTATTCAGTCTGGCATTTGAAAGTGCTCCAAAAATCTCAAAGGCATAGTCTTCGTCCCTCTACAGGAAATCTTCAAAAAGAGACTTGAGAGGTTGACTGTGCCATGATAAAACCCTTTAGAAAGTATTCTACTAGGGATTGGGGATTTTAAGGAGGGGTTTTCCACAAACACTTGCTCCTCAAGCAATGGGAAACAAGTCTAAAAGAGCAACAAGTTGGGACCTCATACCAAGAGGGATATGGCTACTGGTTACTGGTTGTGGAGGCCTAAGATCACACAACCCTTTCCCTGAACCCCGTCAGTCTGAGAAGTGCCAGcactttcttcctcctcctccgctgCTCCCTCCTCATCCTCAAATGGTTCAAACGGGTTTATGAGGCCATAGAGGAAGGTGAAGAAGCCTTGAAACCAATCAGAGCCCTCCTCCGCTAACATATCCAGGACCTCCGCGAGGGAGTCCGAGCTTTCCTGACTGCCATCTTTGGTCAGGCCTACGCAAAGAGGGGAAAacaaggaaagagaggaagggagaaaaggaaagaggagaaagatGTGGTAGAGCAGGAaaaaaggaggaaaggagagggtggaaagttttaagcgAGGTTAGGCAGCAAGGGAAACTATATGTAGGTCTAAGGTCGCATGAAGCAGAGTTAGAAactaaagagaggagaggatagcaATAGAATAGCCTAGAGGGGGGCATGCAGAGGGACTCTACAGAATCTATCACTAGCAGCAGGGGGACAACAGCTGTGCCAGACAGGCAGTGGTCTGGGTGACAAAGCAGAGCAGGAGTCTTTATGGCAGAGAGCGGCAGAGGAGACAATATCAGAACATGGGACCACCTCTTTGGAGAAAACACTCCTGAAGTAAGCTCTCCCTTTTGTTTAGAAAGAAAATAGCAACTTTAAGATATGACAAGCGACTTTGAGATGAGAGAACACCACATCTACGTCCTTGTAAAGTTATTCTTAAAGCATGCAGCAGTTTGGCCCTGTGCTAACTGTGGCGCATGTCTAGTGATAAATGGATGTCATGTCAGTGGTGTGGGCCTGAAACACAATGGTCAGCATGGAATCCAATTCCAGACACCATTTCACACCATGCACATGCAGACCTCGTGGATTCATTGTTCAGTTTGTTTGGTACAATTGACTAAAATAGTCCCGTGGTAGAGATCCGGTATACCAAAGTCAGTCATGCAAAACAAAACCCAAATCATTTGGTGGGAGGAGCTGCTCATtgggatgggctcattgtaatgactggaatggaatcaaacacaaaCGATATGGAAATCacatttgactccattccatttctgcctgtcacgtcctgaccatagtaagatgttattttctatggtagagtaggtcagggcgtgacaggcggtgttttgtgtttttctatgtttagtttctagttttctatttctatgttgtcggTTTTTTGGGAtggtctccaattagaggcagctggtcctcgttgtctctaattggagatcatacttaagtaggtttttttcccacctgtatttgtgggtagttgtcttctgtttagtctatgtacctgacagaactgtgcgctttcgtttgtCTCTTTGTTCTTTTTTCCTTTAGTGTTTTGCGTTATAATAAacattcatcatgagcaatcaacacgctgcgctttggtccactctctacgacagccgttacactgccattccagccattgcaatgagcccatcctcctatagcacAGCCCACCAGCCTCCCCTGATTATCACACAAACATGTCAATAAATAACAATCCAGTAAAATCGATGAACTTGCCTAGTAATACTTTAGCATCCTCCACATCGAAGTCACCATCTCCATCGGCGTCATAGGACGAAAGTTTACCTAGCAAAGAAACAGGAGTCAGTCTTTAGCCACGGGTCAATGGGGGTTGGGTATGAATGGTGAAATGAGGTGGGATAATACATTATGCAACTGAATCGAAAGCGGGATGGGGGACACTAGCATTTAAGTTATAATAACATGTTCATTGCCACTATTCTTACATGATTATTAGTATAATCATTAACATTCATTTCTGCATTTCCAGAAGTTACATCATTAAATTGCTATTAATTATCGTTAGCAATTTTTTAAATGATCATACTAGCGTTTCTGGTAAAATCACATTAGCATTGTAGTATCATGTTAGcgtttcaatatttatttacttTTAATTATGAGGTATAATAAACATAGCGTGGCTAAGTATTTTTACAAATTGTCTAGCTCGGCATTAAAAAAGCAAGGAAAATAGTATTTTGCCAGCTTTGGATTACATTTGTTCATTTACATTGCATTATATCTATGGCAGTGGAAATTATTTAATTGGTATTAATAATTAGAAATACAGTGTGAAGGTAGTCTCTC is part of the Salmo trutta chromosome 31, fSalTru1.1, whole genome shotgun sequence genome and encodes:
- the LOC115169866 gene encoding aspartyl/asparaginyl beta-hydroxylase isoform X2 yields the protein MEEPIVEPTRVLEPTVAVEQTEEGKAQLASKNGKKPEGAGGSSFFTWFMVLALLGVWTSVAVVYFDLVDYQGTIAKAKDMQSTLSETLQGKLSSYDADGDGDFDVEDAKVLLGLKEKATVVIGREGAPEEAPAAPVEEATPEHIVEEVIEAVKAEEATAFPPEPEVVEEEEPEVDEPEIFEEEPEVLEDDSSLFEEHSSPFEEHSSPFEEHSDPFEEHSDPFEEHSDPFEEHSDPFEEHSDPFEEDEPQIEEEPEVLEDEPEDVEEEEEDVEEAVPVEEEAAPMEEVVATVEETFEGEAAPVEEEVVEEAAPVKEEAAPEDEEDAPVEEVVDEEATPEEEEDAPVEEEDVPVDGEVAAMVQAVEEDATPAEEEAAPVEEEAVEKEPAAEETLEEEAAPAEEEVEEEAAEEEESEQEAEAESEETQEEEALQEELPEEIDEFDEPFEEFTEEHTEIEEQIEDAPTET
- the LOC115169866 gene encoding aspartyl/asparaginyl beta-hydroxylase isoform X7, with amino-acid sequence MVLALLGVWTSVAVVYFDLVDYQGTIGKLSSYDADGDGDFDVEDAKVLLGLKEKATVVIGREGAPEEAPAAPVEEATPEHIVEEVIEAVKAEEATAFPPEPEVVEEEEPEVDEPEIFEEEPEVLEDDSSLFEEHSSPFEEHSSPFEEHSDPFEEHSDPFEEHSDPFEEHSDPFEEHSDPFEEDEPQIEEEPEVLEDEPEDVEEEEEDVEEAVPVEEEAAPMEEVVATVEETFEGEAAPVEEEVVEEAAPVKEEAAPEDEEDAPVEEVVDEEATPEEEEDAPVEEEDVPVDGEVAAMVQAVEEDATPAEEEAAPVEEEAVEKEPAAEETLEEEAAPAEEEEVEEEAAEEEESEQEAEAESEETQEEEALQEELPEEIDEFDEPFEEFTEEHTEIEEQIEDAPTET
- the LOC115169866 gene encoding aspartyl/asparaginyl beta-hydroxylase isoform X6, translated to MEEPIVEPTRVLEPTVAVEQTEEGKAQLASKNGKKPEGAGGSSFFTWFMVLALLGVWTSVAVVYFDLVDYQGTIAKAKDMQSTLSETLQGKLSSYDADGDGDFDVEDAKVLLGLKEKATVVIGREGAPEEAPAAPVEEATPEHIVEEVIEAVKAEEATAFPPEPEVVEEEEPEVDEPEIFEEEPEVLEDDSSLFEEHSSPFEEHSSPFEEHSDPFEEHSDPFEEHSDPFEEHSDPFEEHSDPFEEDEPQIEEEPEVLEDEPEDVEEEEEDVEEAVPVEEEAAPMEEVVATVEETFEGEAAPVEEEVVEEAAPVKEEAAPEDEEDAPVEEVVDEEATPEEEEDAPVEEEDVPVDGEVAAMVQAVEEDATPAEEEAAPVEEEAVEKEPAAEETLEEEAAPAEEERALLNATCCIAEVYDTDTLSAENSYMYVERSCTGPSHNSSWGSE
- the LOC115169866 gene encoding aspartyl/asparaginyl beta-hydroxylase isoform X3, with product MVTKKNPRGQKLKEGKAQLASKNGKKPEGAGGSSFFTWFMVLALLGVWTSVAVVYFDLVDYQGTIAKAKDMQSTLSETLQGKLSSYDADGDGDFDVEDAKVLLGLKEKATVVIGREGAPEEAPAAPVEEATPEHIVEEVIEAVKAEEATAFPPEPEVVEEEEPEVDEPEIFEEEPEVLEDDSSLFEEHSSPFEEHSSPFEEHSDPFEEHSDPFEEHSDPFEEHSDPFEEHSDPFEEDEPQIEEEPEVLEDEPEDVEEEEEDVEEAVPVEEEAAPMEEVVATVEETFEGEAAPVEEEVVEEAAPVKEEAAPEDEEDAPVEEVVDEEATPEEEEDAPVEEEDVPVDGEVAAMVQAVEEDATPAEEEAAPVEEEAVEKEPAAEETLEEEAAPAEEEEVEEEAAEEEESEQEAEAESEETQEEEALQEELPEEIDEFDEPFEEFTEEHTEIEEQIEDAPTET
- the LOC115169866 gene encoding aspartyl/asparaginyl beta-hydroxylase isoform X4, translating into MELSAERNEGKAQLASKNGKKPEGAGGSSFFTWFMVLALLGVWTSVAVVYFDLVDYQGTIAKAKDMQSTLSETLQGKLSSYDADGDGDFDVEDAKVLLGLKEKATVVIGREGAPEEAPAAPVEEATPEHIVEEVIEAVKAEEATAFPPEPEVVEEEEPEVDEPEIFEEEPEVLEDDSSLFEEHSSPFEEHSSPFEEHSDPFEEHSDPFEEHSDPFEEHSDPFEEHSDPFEEDEPQIEEEPEVLEDEPEDVEEEEEDVEEAVPVEEEAAPMEEVVATVEETFEGEAAPVEEEVVEEAAPVKEEAAPEDEEDAPVEEVVDEEATPEEEEDAPVEEEDVPVDGEVAAMVQAVEEDATPAEEEAAPVEEEAVEKEPAAEETLEEEAAPAEEEEVEEEAAEEEESEQEAEAESEETQEEEALQEELPEEIDEFDEPFEEFTEEHTEIEEQIEDAPTET
- the LOC115169866 gene encoding aspartyl/asparaginyl beta-hydroxylase isoform X5; amino-acid sequence: MEEPIVEPTRVLEPTVAVEQTEEGKAQLASKNGKKPEGAGGSSFFTWFMVLALLGVWTSVAVVYFDLVDYQGTIGKLSSYDADGDGDFDVEDAKVLLGLKEKATVVIGREGAPEEAPAAPVEEATPEHIVEEVIEAVKAEEATAFPPEPEVVEEEEPEVDEPEIFEEEPEVLEDDSSLFEEHSSPFEEHSSPFEEHSDPFEEHSDPFEEHSDPFEEHSDPFEEHSDPFEEDEPQIEEEPEVLEDEPEDVEEEEEDVEEAVPVEEEAAPMEEVVATVEETFEGEAAPVEEEVVEEAAPVKEEAAPEDEEDAPVEEVVDEEATPEEEEDAPVEEEDVPVDGEVAAMVQAVEEDATPAEEEAAPVEEEAVEKEPAAEETLEEEAAPAEEEEVEEEAAEEEESEQEAEAESEETQEEEALQEELPEEIDEFDEPFEEFTEEHTEIEEQIEDAPTET
- the LOC115169866 gene encoding aspartyl/asparaginyl beta-hydroxylase isoform X1, translating into MEEPIVEPTRVLEPTVAVEQTEEGKAQLASKNGKKPEGAGGSSFFTWFMVLALLGVWTSVAVVYFDLVDYQGTIAKAKDMQSTLSETLQGKLSSYDADGDGDFDVEDAKVLLGLKEKATVVIGREGAPEEAPAAPVEEATPEHIVEEVIEAVKAEEATAFPPEPEVVEEEEPEVDEPEIFEEEPEVLEDDSSLFEEHSSPFEEHSSPFEEHSDPFEEHSDPFEEHSDPFEEHSDPFEEHSDPFEEDEPQIEEEPEVLEDEPEDVEEEEEDVEEAVPVEEEAAPMEEVVATVEETFEGEAAPVEEEVVEEAAPVKEEAAPEDEEDAPVEEVVDEEATPEEEEDAPVEEEDVPVDGEVAAMVQAVEEDATPAEEEAAPVEEEAVEKEPAAEETLEEEAAPAEEEEVEEEAAEEEESEQEAEAESEETQEEEALQEELPEEIDEFDEPFEEFTEEHTEIEEQIEDAPTET